The Panicum virgatum strain AP13 chromosome 6K, P.virgatum_v5, whole genome shotgun sequence nucleotide sequence AGCCTCCATTTGAAATGTTACTTcatattttccttttgttgCAGTGCGGACTTGTAGAAAGCTATTGACGGTGAAAACTATGCTTTGGCAGCTGGTCAGCGTGATGAAATCGCCAAACTTGAGGTGCACTGGTTCTGTGATTATTATGTTTTAAGACCAAAATAATTATAATATTCAATACCTTAACCTGAACTTAAATATCATAATAAGAAATAATATTTCCGTCTTCTTTATGGTTCATCAAATTCTGTTGAGCTGCGGTTTTGGTGATCACTTTCTAATTTGTTGCTTGGCTACTCTCATATTTACTCCCTTTCATCATTGCAGGACGGATCGTCAAGGAAGCTTTTGGGAAGCTGAAACTAGAGCATGTTGTGATTGGGAACGGACAGTTTgaacaagaaaaagcaaaaGCTTAACGTTCTAGAGGTAATACTActgggtttttttttccttcagaTTCGCAACACCAAACTGGACAGCATCAAAGTGAATGCAAATGGGAAATCGTTGTCACTGGTGATACAGCTTTTCCTACTTTGAGAGTAAATAGTAAAGTGTTTATTTGTATATCATTGTTATGATAGGGAAAATGCTTTATATCATGTGCAGTGGTCGGCTCAAAGTCTTCAATCTGCCTTTGAATCCTGTCAATATATTTGCGATGTGTTACTTCTCAGGCTTTACTTGGTGTATATAGAAATATAGAATAGTTATGTGAATGCTCTGAAATAGGAATCGGCCAAACATGTTGAGTTGTAGCTCCTAGAATGCAAATTGATCGATGTCTGGCAACATTGAAGTCCTGTGCTGAGCATGGCAGTTTGTATTCAGAACTTGCAACATTGAAGTCCTTACTGATTTTTTGTTGAAGTATGCCATTTGCTACATTAACTTCGGTTTAATGATGAATTGCACATTTAGTATCTTCATTTGCTTATATTTAATTGTTTAGACGGGGAATAAGCCAACATTAAGCCAGATCCTGATAttgttgcatatgtggaaataAAATGTCTTTTAAGTTGAATCAAACTTTGTTTACATTAGAAGCAGATGTACGTATTGCTTTCATGCTGGAGAAGAATCCCATCATGATTTTCCCTCTCTAAAATAAAAGTCTAAAAAGAGAATGTCTTTAATGTACTTGCTTTCAATTTATTGATTTTTATTTTATCTGAAAACCTTTGCAAAAGAATGTTATTCCAAATTTTGTAGTGAAAACATTGGATAATTAGATTATTTGAGGATCATTTCAGTTGTAGCCCTCTTCGTAGTGCAAACGATGTTTGCCTTGcctttgagaatttttttttttgaactgtaCAGCAGGGGAGACCCCCACTGTGGTAGtatattaaaattaaaaaaaaataagtaAAAAGCTGTACAAAGCATGGGGATGGCATGATCCccataaaaaaaaaacacaacttCAGATGCTACACATGGTAGCTACTGTACAGAATTGACCCAATTTAGAAAGTTCCTCTCTACTGTTATCTTTTAATCTGTGAGATTGTAACTTGGCCTCCTCAATGAAGTGGAAGGTCCATGAGTTGATGGATGGCCTGATGCCCTCAAATATTAAAGCATTCCTCTGTTTCCATATATTCCAGCAAGCTATAATAAAAATCTCCATGAAGAAACTGTTGTTGTTTAATTCTTGAGCTGTCTTCATCATTCTGAAGAATGGAAGGTTCTGATTCCATTGCATGCCAATCTTGCCCCAGCAAGCTCTACCAAAGTTGCAGTTGAAGAACAAGTGAAATGCTGTTTCTTCAATGTTTTCATTACACATTACACAACTATAATTTCCTTCATTGATATGAAAACTCCTTCTTCTCAATAGGTTCTTTGTGTTTAATCTGTCCATTAAAAGAAGCCAACAAAAGACTCTCAACTTGTTGCTGCATTTGGACTTCCATATCCAGAGAAAAGGGTCTGGTGGCTTGATGTTTCTAAATTGAAAGTTATAGAACTGCTTGGAGGAATATTTGTTGGAACCCCATATGTAGTGCCAAGTGTCTTGTCGATCTACTGATACTTGTATTCCCTGGATGATGCTTTGAAGTTCTTCAAACTCTTGGTAGGCTTCCATTGATAATGGTGTGTAGAATTGCTCTTCTATAGTGTTGGTTTGTAGGAATTGTGCCACTGATATATTCTGGTTTTTTGCAAAGCTAAAGAGCCTTGGAAGTGAGTCCTTTAGGAGCCTGTTATTCCAAACATCTAACCAAAAAAGAACACTTTTTCCACTAACACTTTATCAATACAGTTCTTTATTCTCACTAACACTTTATCAATTGGCATGCCTTTGTGGTAATTGCAAAGAAGAACATTTACCGCAAGAGCAAGTAGCTAGCACCGCAGATTATCAGGTTAGTCAAAGGCATCTCCTACCTTTCAAGATGTCCTTGAGAGGCTGGTGAGTATTGTGAAATGATCATTTGGTAGGATAACTTGTTAAATGTAGTTATACAAAGATTGCAATTTCATCCGTAAAACCTATTGTTTACTTATGAGACAACAGGCAAGCTCATAAAACCTATTGTTGCTGCTTCTGTTAAGTTATTTCCATGAGACAATTTCTATGAGCTTGCCTGTTGTTCAAAATATTGTTGTACTGGGTTCTTAATATCTGCGTACCTAGGTTTTATTGTTTACTTACAACATGTATGCAAACTCTATTGCCGCTATATTCAGTTCCCGCATTTCTATATTTCCATTTGCTATCTTATACTATATTTACTCATGTATAtggattatttttattttgaattaAGAAACTGATGATAGGGCGCGCAACGTGCGCGGTATGTTCTAGTGATGTGAATCCTGATGTGCTGTGGACTCTGGAATATGGTCGCAATGTACCTTTTGGTAGGAATAACTCTAAATTCTGGTACGCTCGCTCTAGGTGTTAAGAGGAGCAATCGCAGAGATTTGGAGAGAAATACACGCATGTGTTTAGGTGAGAGATATAGCCCATGCATCAATCCCATTTGTTCCTTGCCATATTTCATTTTACAATAGTTTTGTTCAGGAACATTAGAAATCGTGGGATAACTTCTATCAAAGAACTCTTCGTTAAATCCAGTAGTCACCTCAATGAACTACCAATGAGATGACGTAATCATTCTGTGAACCAAAAATTATCGTACAGGTCGAATCGGCACATTCTAATAGAATGAGCTAGTGTGTGCACCTATCTCTGTGATGGAACCATGGAACTATGAATACCGACTATAGATGTAGCACGCGCCAGTTAAGCTTTAGATAAAGCTGCCTTTGGTAGGAAAAAATAGGCAATTGAAGGCCATCTGCATCCAGCCAGGAAAAGTCCCACACACTCTGCAGTGATCCAAACTAAGAAATATGAAACAGCAACAAAACCTGAATCAAAATTAATCTGCATATGCTGTATGTTTGATTGAAAGCAAGGCCATGGTAATTGCATTTAGCTCATCTGTGCAAAAGCATCCTGTAACTACATATGTATCTGCAGGATTAGAAGCCTGCATCTCAGTCGCAGTAATGAGTATGGCCATCAGTGTATAGGAGGGACCAAGGAAGGACCATATGGCTCACGTGTAATTGAAACGCACCAATGGAAGAATGTGCCAGCACAACCAATCCGCAGGTAGGCATTAAGTATGAAAGGTCAATTTATCTTACCTCTGGACGATGCCTTTCAGGAAACTTCTTGCAGCACAGTAATACAGATAAGTTGTCGGTTTCGTTGAAaagctgtgtgtgtgtgtgtgtgtgtacatACATGCTAAGGGGCAGTTCATGACCCTTTGACTACTGAATATTGGCTCTAAGGAATTCTGAAGTCTCTTGCGCAAAGATTACCTTACAACTCATACTCACCAGCCAAAAAGGAGTCATTATATATGTGTGGAGGCTGCAACTGTTCTTCTACCACTTCTACGAGGGTCCTTGTTCTGAGGCCTGCATTGGTCTCATGTCCAGACGCATATGGCATCGGTCCATTGGCGGACATAAGCTGATTGCTATTTTTTCTGCACAAAGGCAATAGATCGACTCAAAGCTGGATCCCATCATTAACACCAGGTGGCCCCTAATAGATGATACCCTCCCTCAGGAGTAAGAAATACAAGCCGTTTGAAAGTGACACATTCTGTAGCATAAGGATAGTGTCATCATCAGTTCTTTAATTGCTCTTTAATAGGTAGATCCGACGACCTGTagcaaaagaaaatgaaagatCTGATGACCTGAACAATGTCACCCATGAATATTTAAATGAGTAAGGATTTCAGTTAACTCAAAAACACTTTCCAGTCCAAATATATAGAATTGTGACAAGGTTTTTTATGTGAGTCTGAAGGACACCTGATGAAAACAGGTGTAAGCTTTTTTTCACCAGACAAAAAAGATTCTAGCCAGTTAAGTAGCTTGATGTaacaattatttcaaaaactagtTTCTACTTGATGTATCATACAAAGACACTGCACAGTTTCTCTTTTATTCCCTTTTTGTCAATTTTATGCATAAGCCACATCTAAATGTAAACCTGTTGCGTGTCACAGAAGATTGACTTGTTAACAATAGAAGCAAGTCTCTtttacaaagaaaagaaaaggaagatagCACTCAGTCATATTTTAGCCTTTCCTGTATCTGCAAAACTATGTGATCATGAAAGAAGTAGAACAAAAGTGAAAAGCACACAAAATAAACATGCCTTCAGGAACCTTAATATATCAATGAATTGTAATAGCATCCCAGTTCCTGGAAATTAtatgtttcataaaaaaaaaaatctaccaCCTCATCTGCCAGGGAAATAACCTGCACTGCTATTCAAGAAATTGCAGTGCCCTGCTTCTTTACTGACGAATGAACTATTTCTGCTCAGACTGCTATGAAGTTTTAGAAGTCAAAGTCCGATTATCTCCATCAGTGCTATTATAATAATCATCTAATATTATTTTAGATATTCGGCAGGCCTGACTCTACATCTGATTATAGGTGATCTATAAAGAGGGAATATTGTAACTTTTAACAACTTAACTCAGATTGCTAAAAAACTAGAACCACTGCAGAAATCTGACTAAAAGTGTAATAATTGCTGCAGaaaaccaacaacaacaacaacatagccttttttcccaagcaagttggtgCTCGTATTCAGTTGATACCCCAACATCCTCCAGAGGGTGTTACATTGACTGAACGAACTGTACGTGTAACTGGGAATAAGAAACAGATTGAAGTCGCAAAGGATCTGATCAAGCAAGCTATGAATCAGGTGATGTGATCTTACTTTGTCTTTTGTTTGTAGTCTATTCGTGCTTTCATTGTTAAGTGTTGCTAGAAGCCTAGAAGCTTGAATTCCTTTATGCTTTTGTTTGTTCATTCACTCTGATTTAACTCTGATGCTAACTGCTGATGTGATTTTGCTTCATGAATCATGATTGATTTACTCATGATATGGTTACTCATGTTATGCTAGACACCGAATTCAATTTTCTCTTCCTGGTATTTTTGTTACCTTGGCAAATTCATGACATTACTGTTGAGAACACTGCATACTGTGCCATTATATTGATTGGTTGGTTGATATAACTGTTCTAAGATTTGGATGCCATGCCCATGATATGCCTGTTGTATCATTGTACGGTTCATATAATATTTCTGATATTTTTGGAGCCAAACTTGAGATTTTCTGTCATTGTTTTAATTAAACAGTCCTCGATAAGATTTTTAGCTTGTATAGATGTCCCAAGTAAAGGCGTACCCAGTGctgtaggcttcccgcactgtgcggggtctggggaagggttgtctttaagACCCAAGCCTTACCTACACAAAtatgcagaggctggggctcgaacccgggaccttccggttacagacggtaggctctaccgctacACCAGACCCGCCTTTCTATAGATGTCCCAAGTATACTGATATTTTTGTTATAAAGAAAAAACACTGTTTGGTTTCATTATTTTGTTATTATTATTGTAAGTAGATTGCCATTTTGTGTTGGGGAGTGTTGgatctttgtttttttattaattCAAGTGTTGTTATAAACTAACCTCTCTTCTAGAATGGCCCTTGTATGAAGTACCAATCTTGATATATTGCAGGGCCTAGTTGGGCTGAAAGGTAAGTTCTTAATCGGTGATCTGtttgtgttttcttttccaTCTTCTGATGAAAGATAGATGAGACACCATTACTTTGTGAGGACCGAGGAAATCAATAATTTCTATTATCTCCTCATCCACAATAATGTTTTTTTAGGAATATTTCTCTTAGGTTTTTAAGCTTCAAGTTCAATACCTCCATGAATATTTCACTTCCTATCGCTCGTCTAAATCTCTATCCTTAGCACTAAGCACTATGATTTTTGTTGTCTTATTTTGTCTTCCCGTTTTACAACACTATGCATGCTTCGATACTTGTCCACTCTTGACTATAAAGAAATTGAATtacttcctccgttccaaattgtaggtcgttttagcaaatctagatgcatagattttgttatgcacctagataaacacttatgtctagatacatagcaaaaattatgcatctagatttgctaaaacgacctacaatttggaacggagggagtataaaaGAGTCAAAAGAATGCATTATCAAACAATTCAGAGATGGAATGGACTGTTGACAATACATAGCAAGAGGTTTGTTTGGGAGATTTGGATAAAACTGACAGAATTCTTTATCCCACTAGCTTTACTGTCAGTAGTAAATACATTATGATATTTTTATCTGTTAGACTTAATAATAAACATGGGCATGCTTAATTGAAATAAGGTGGAACACAAGATCCATGACTTCAGCCTTTCAGGTGCTGTGTTACCATACCAGCGGTTGTCCAATTAACATTTTGCTAATTACTAGATACGGTCTGATTATGTTTCCTACATAAACAGTCAAGCTTTCCTCATGGGGGTCATCGTTCTTCATCCTATACATGCACCACAGAGGGATGTTTTCCATTATCCCTTACCCTTGCATGGTTTATGTATGGTATTTGAAGACTGCAACAGGTGTATCATTGCCATGGCAAGGCTACTGCATCAGCATGTCTAAGTTTGCTAAACTGAATCATTTGCGATTGTATGTTGTCTGCAAAACACGACTTCCAAATGCTATAGCTGAACAAAGAGTTTGCACATCTTTGATACTTTGGTATAGCGCTCTTATGTAGAATGTTGGTGGCTGGTAGGAGCCATCTGCAGCCGGAGCACCTCTGGGAGCCCATTGTCCCAGTCCACTGTATGAAGGCCTTGCATAAGGATCTGCCTGTTGAGGATAGCCTTGCTGGGGGCCCATTGGTGGCTGCCCATAGTACTGGTTTGGAGGCGGAGCATTGTATCTAGGATCACCATACCCATGGCCATAGTTCTGTTGAGGCGCATGTTGCGGATATGGAGGTTGTCCATAGCCCTCTTATGTAGAATGTTGAACTATAATGAAATGTGGGTTACTTAGCACTATTATAAGCCCAATATTTTTTACAGTTGCTATCGGATAATGTGTGCTGCAGTGTATTTAATCTCTCAATATTTATGTGTTTTGGATTGAAgctgcttgtatgtttatgagATGCACAAATATTTTAAATACTGAAATACCCTTCTTTTTATCCACATTTATTGTTGCTGTTTTCAGTGATGGTTACCGATATTTGTATTATATTAATGGCGTCACATACATTATGTTCTCCACAAGTTTGTGGAAATTTGAATTGTATTGATGGAATTCTGTTCTTGAATGTTTTAATGATCAATGTTGGACTGTCTTAAGTATGGTACACGGCCAAATATGCAGGTGTTATTTCTCATTGGTATTTTTATTTAATTGCAATGTGAACTCTGTCTGGTTGCCCCTTAATAGCATCCTATAATTGCCTTTTGCTTTTTTGATAGGTGTATTTGCTACTATTATTATCTAGTTTTCTTTTCTGGTTTCTAACAAGCTTCCTTTTACAGAATTTCTCAAAGCATGCGAACCAATCTGGTGGATATGGTCCGCAAGGTTACCGCCCTCAGGGTCATGGTGAGGCTTTGCAGTGGGGGCCACGTTCTCAAAGTCAGCCTGGCTATGGGTATCCACCAAGAGGTATGCCTCCACCTCAGAACTACAACCCAGCCTACGGTGGTTACCCACAGCAGGGACCACCAAGAGGCGGCATGGGCTGGGACCAAAGGCAGAGCCCTCCGCCCCATCCTTCATATCAGGGTGGTGGTTCTGACTACTACAAGCAGGGATCTCAACCATATGATAGCCAGCCACCAAGCTACCCTCCTGGACCAGGGAACTACAACAGTTATGGGCAATCTCAAGCTCCTGGCTATGGACAACCTCCATATCCGCAACATGCGCCTCAACAGAACTATGGCCATGGGTATGGTGATCCTAGATACAATGCTCCGCCTCCAAACCAGTACTATGGGCAGCCACCAATGGGCCCCCAGCAAGGCTATCCTCAACAGGCAGATCCTTATGCAAGGCCTTCATACAGTGGACTGGGACAATGGGCTCCCAGAGGTGCTCCGGCTGCAGATGGCTCCTACCAGCCACCACCTGCATCTGATGGACCACCCTCCCAGCAACCTCCTGCTTATGGCCAAACATATGGCGTGGCAACTGCACCTGATGGGTATGCTCAACAGGGCTACCCACAGCAGAGTGGGCAAGCACCAGCTCCATATAGCCAGAATGCACCAGCAGCACCAGGCTATCCTCAGCAAGGCACACAGCAAGGTGGCTATGCACAGTACCCGCAAACCCAACCAGCATATGGTGATCAAGCAGCTCAAGCCAATGCGAACAATTGCTGCAGAAAACCGAAAGTATTATTTCTCTTTTACAATAGAACACCTTG carries:
- the LOC120711055 gene encoding basic salivary proline-rich protein 4-like isoform X1, with the translated sequence MEECASTTNPQKTNNNNNIAFFPKQVGARIQLIPQHPPEGVTLTERTVRVTGNKKQIEVAKDLIKQAMNQNFSKHANQSGGYGPQGYRPQGHGEALQWGPRSQSQPGYGYPPRGMPPPQNYNPAYGGYPQQGPPRGGMGWDQRQSPPPHPSYQGGGSDYYKQGSQPYDSQPPSYPPGPGNYNSYGQSQAPGYGQPPYPQHAPQQNYGHGYGDPRYNAPPPNQYYGQPPMGPQQGYPQQADPYARPSYSGLGQWAPRGAPAADGSYQPPPASDGPPSQQPPAYGQTYGVATAPDGYAQQGYPQQSGQAPAPYSQNAPAAPGYPQQGTQQGGYAQYPQTQPAYGDQAAQANANNCCRKPKVLFLFYNRTPWTCAICSKGCGEKHL
- the LOC120711055 gene encoding calcium-binding protein P-like isoform X3, which codes for MNQNFSKHANQSGGYGPQGYRPQGHGEALQWGPRSQSQPGYGYPPRGMPPPQNYNPAYGGYPQQGPPRGGMGWDQRQSPPPHPSYQGGGSDYYKQGSQPYDSQPPSYPPGPGNYNSYGQSQAPGYGQPPYPQHAPQQNYGHGYGDPRYNAPPPNQYYGQPPMGPQQGYPQQADPYARPSYSGLGQWAPRGAPAADGSYQPPPASDGPPSQQPPAYGQTYGVATAPDGYAQQGYPQQSGQAPAPYSQNAPAAPGYPQQGTQQGGYAQYPQTQPAYGDQAAQANANNCCRKPKVLFLFYNRTPWTCAICSKGCGEKHL
- the LOC120711055 gene encoding uncharacterized protein LOC120711055 isoform X2 encodes the protein MRTNLVDMVRKVTALRVMVRLCSGGHVLKVSLAMGIHQEVCLHLRTTTQPTVVTHSRDHQEAAWAGTKGRALRPILHIRVVVLTTTSRDLNHMIASHQATLLDQGTTTVMGNLKLLAMDNLHIRNMRLNRTMAMGMVILDTMLRLQTSTMGSHQWAPSKAILNRQILMQGLHTVDWDNGLPEVLRLQMAPTSHHLHLMDHPPSNLLLMAKHMAWQLHLMGMLNRATHSRVGKHQLHIARMHQQHQAILSKAHSKVAMHSTRKPNQHMVIKQLKPMRTIAAENRKYYFSFTIEHLGLALFVQKVVEKNTFRQDINLSISWFT